From one Desulfurobacterium thermolithotrophum DSM 11699 genomic stretch:
- the rsmD gene encoding 16S rRNA (guanine(966)-N(2))-methyltransferase RsmD, whose amino-acid sequence MRIIGGKYKGRRIKSLPKRSDTKLLRPTTERVKESVFSILNNYLEGVKFLDLFAGTGNVGIEAISRGAKKVVFVENDKRFCNLIEENLRKLGVERGKYEIICDDYVNALKKLAKRGEKFDFIYADPPYEKGFYTRIVNMVKNFDLLDEDGLLILEEPKNAPFLPDDEKWIVERRGYGTTLVTFINFYPEKEMI is encoded by the coding sequence ATGAGAATAATTGGTGGAAAGTATAAAGGAAGGAGAATAAAATCGCTTCCTAAACGTTCTGATACGAAGCTTTTAAGACCAACAACTGAACGGGTTAAAGAATCTGTTTTTTCTATTCTCAATAATTATCTTGAAGGAGTTAAATTTCTTGATCTCTTTGCAGGTACAGGAAATGTTGGTATAGAAGCCATAAGTAGAGGAGCAAAAAAGGTCGTTTTCGTAGAAAATGATAAGAGGTTCTGTAATCTAATAGAAGAAAACTTGAGAAAGCTTGGTGTAGAAAGAGGAAAATACGAGATAATCTGTGATGACTATGTTAATGCACTAAAGAAGCTTGCCAAAAGAGGTGAAAAGTTTGATTTTATTTACGCAGATCCTCCCTATGAAAAGGGTTTTTACACAAGAATTGTAAATATGGTAAAAAACTTCGATCTTCTTGATGAAGATGGACTTTTAATCCTTGAGGAGCCAAAAAATGCACCATTTCTTCCAGATGATGAAAAATGGATTGTAGAACGTAGAGGATATGGTACTACTCTTGTTACATTTATAAATTTCTATCCAGAAAAGGAGATGATATAA
- a CDS encoding LolA family protein has product MKKILSSLVLTFFFVAPAYGDGKLDSFLEKLKSIKTLKIVFSQETKLPVAGDTVDLYGGVIYYEKPSKFRWEYTKGSDIYLVSNGEYLETVFPSDNQCQITELDTKSELFPLFQILNNPENFKKLFKIVKIEESRNFETVELKPTYENSIFEKIILLIDKDCNLKAFKTVQIDKTFATYVIKSWKENVKLSENLFKITPCSLSSSK; this is encoded by the coding sequence ATGAAAAAGATTTTGTCTTCACTTGTTTTAACTTTCTTTTTTGTAGCTCCAGCTTATGGGGACGGAAAATTAGATTCTTTTTTAGAAAAACTAAAGTCTATAAAAACACTAAAGATTGTCTTTTCCCAGGAAACTAAACTTCCTGTAGCTGGGGACACTGTTGATCTTTACGGTGGTGTTATTTATTATGAAAAACCATCAAAATTTCGCTGGGAATATACAAAAGGAAGCGATATTTATCTTGTATCTAACGGAGAGTATTTAGAAACGGTTTTTCCTTCTGATAATCAGTGTCAGATAACAGAGCTTGACACTAAAAGTGAGCTCTTTCCCCTTTTTCAAATCTTAAACAATCCTGAAAACTTCAAAAAGCTTTTTAAAATTGTAAAAATTGAGGAAAGTCGAAATTTTGAAACTGTAGAGCTAAAACCAACTTATGAAAACTCTATCTTTGAGAAAATTATCCTCCTTATAGATAAAGACTGTAATCTAAAAGCTTTTAAAACTGTTCAAATAGACAAAACTTTTGCCACATACGTAATAAAGAGCTGGAAAGAAAACGTAAAACTTTCAGAAAACCTTTTTAAAATTACTCCCTGCTCTTTAAGTTCTTCAAAATAA
- a CDS encoding MotA/TolQ/ExbB proton channel family protein, whose product MAFSMEIAHKAVFFALYFLLFIATVVFIERLLYFLFAFPSEKKLLLKDTEGLKETEVETYYHTFVSKLTRGKGVLSFTITASPLLGLLGTVLGIMESFVTMAEKGVSDIVEVSKGIGLALEATALGIFVAVITLVYYYYLNGKVEKAKTEIKVLILKNLKSRE is encoded by the coding sequence TTGGCTTTCTCAATGGAAATTGCTCATAAGGCCGTTTTCTTTGCATTATATTTTCTTCTTTTTATTGCAACGGTTGTGTTTATAGAAAGACTTCTTTATTTTCTCTTTGCCTTTCCTTCAGAGAAAAAACTTCTTTTAAAGGATACTGAAGGCTTAAAGGAAACAGAAGTAGAAACATATTATCACACCTTTGTTTCTAAGCTTACAAGAGGAAAGGGAGTTTTATCTTTTACCATTACTGCCTCGCCGCTTTTAGGACTATTAGGAACTGTCCTAGGAATAATGGAGTCATTTGTAACAATGGCAGAAAAAGGAGTTTCTGATATAGTTGAGGTTAGTAAAGGAATAGGATTAGCTCTTGAAGCAACAGCTTTAGGTATATTTGTTGCAGTTATCACTCTTGTTTACTACTACTACTTAAACGGAAAAGTCGAAAAGGCAAAAACAGAAATTAAAGTTCTTATTTTGAAGAACTTAAAGAGCAGGGAGTAA
- a CDS encoding ExbD/TolR family protein, whose protein sequence is MCKFKDEPVEEKPQLIIVPMVDVMLFLLAFFVLIAGSIIPGLAIKTNPPETTQKTKVNVKKEIVTITIKKDGSIYFKEKKVSLKDLKRLLKEAKRKNPVVSVAINADRDSKVQLLVSVMDTAQEVGINSIGLIAKEKNEGNR, encoded by the coding sequence ATGTGTAAATTCAAAGACGAACCTGTAGAGGAAAAGCCTCAACTCATAATTGTTCCTATGGTAGACGTTATGCTGTTTTTGCTTGCCTTTTTTGTTCTCATAGCTGGAAGTATTATCCCAGGGCTTGCTATAAAAACAAATCCTCCTGAAACCACTCAGAAAACAAAAGTTAACGTAAAAAAAGAAATTGTAACTATTACAATAAAGAAAGATGGTTCTATTTATTTTAAAGAAAAAAAAGTTAGTCTTAAAGATTTAAAAAGGCTTTTAAAAGAAGCAAAAAGAAAAAATCCCGTAGTTTCTGTTGCTATAAATGCTGATAGAGATTCAAAAGTTCAGCTTTTAGTTAGTGTAATGGATACAGCTCAAGAAGTCGGAATTAATTCAATTGGTTTGATTGCAAAGGAGAAAAATGAAGGTAACCGTTAG